A genomic window from Brassica oleracea var. oleracea cultivar TO1000 chromosome C8, BOL, whole genome shotgun sequence includes:
- the LOC106310905 gene encoding aspartic proteinase CDR1-like translates to MASIFFSVLLALSVLSSPFLLNANAHTKLGFSADLIHRDSPKSPFYNPTETSAQRLRNVVHRSVNRVVHFNGKDASVNSPQTEITSDGGEYLMNISLGTPPFPIMAIADTGSDLLWTQCKPCDDCYTQDGPLFDPKASSTYKDVSCSSRQCTALENQATCSTEDNTCSYTLSYGDKSYTKGNVAADTVTLGSTDNRPVQLKNIVIGCGHNNAGTFSKKGSGIIGLGGGSVSLISQLGDSIDGKFSYCLVPLSSDNDKTSKINFGTNAVVSGNGTVSTPLITKSQATFYYLTLESVSVGSKSIKYPSVSDSYGSSGKGNIIIDSGTTLTMFATDFYSELEDAVASSIDAEKINDPQNVLSLCYSATAKLNVPVITMHFDGADVKLDSSNAFIQISEDLVCFAFRGDDQLAIYGNIAQMNFLVGYDTVSKTVSFKPADCAKM, encoded by the coding sequence ATGGCTTCTATATTCTTTTCAGTTCTCTTGGCTCTATCAGTACTCTCTTCACCCTTTCTCCTAAACGCAAACGCTCATACAAAACTTGGCTTCAGCGCGGATCTGATCCACCGCGACTCTCCTAAATCGCCTTTCTACAATCCGACAGAAACCTCTGCTCAGCGTCTAAGAAACGTGGTTCACCGATCCGTAAACCGTGTTGTCCATTTCAACGGAAAAGATGCATCAGTTAACTCACCTCAAACTGAGATAACCTCAGATGGAGGTGAATATCTCATGAATATATCGCTGGGGACTCCTCCCTTCCCGATCATGGCGATCGCTGACACGGGAAGCGATCTCCTATGGACCCAGTGCAAGCCATGCGATGACTGTTACACTCAGGATGGTCCTCTTTTTGACCCTAAAGCGTCTTCTACATACAAAGACGTTTCTTGCTCCTCAAGACAATGTACTGCCCTTGAGAATCAAGCCACTTGTTCGACAGAAGACAACACTTGCTCCTACACTTTGTCTTACGGGGACAAGTCTTACACAAAGGGTAATGTTGCCGCCGACACCGTAACGCTTGGCTCCACTGATAACCGCCCCGTGCAGCTCAAAAATATCGTCATTGGATGTGGTCACAATAACGCTGGAACATTCAGCAAGAAGGGCTCTGGAATCATTGGACTTGGTGGCGGTTCGGTTTCGCTCATTTCGCAACTCGGAGACTCAATCGATGGCAAATTCTCGTACTGCTTGGTCCCTCTCTCTTCAGATAACGATAAAACAAGCAAGATCAACTTTGGAACTAATGCGGTTGTGTCGGGAAATGGAACTGTCTCAACTCCATTGATCACAAAATCGCAAGCAACATTCTATTACCTAACCCTAGAATCCGTTAGCGTGGGTAGCAAGAGTATCAAATACCCATCGGTATCAGATTCTTATGGAAGCAGCGGCAAGGGGAACATCATCATCGACTCTGGCACAACTCTGACCATGTTCGCAACCGACTTTTACTCCGAACTCGAAGATGCGGTTGCGTCCTCAATCGATGCTGAGAAAATTAACGATCCACAAAACGTGTTGAGTCTGTGTTACAGCGCAACCGCTAAGCTGAATGTTCCAGTCATTACTATGCATTTCGATGGAGCAGATGTGAAGTTAGACTCCTCCAATGCCTTCATACAAATCTCTGAGGATTTGGTTTGCTTCGCCTTCCGTGGGGACGACCAGTTGGCCATTTACGGGAATATAGCACAGATGAACTTCCTTGTTGGCTACGACACCGTTTCTAAAACGGTCTCATTCAAGCCAGCAGATTGTGCAAAAATGTAG
- the LOC106308617 gene encoding uncharacterized mitochondrial protein AtMg00810-like: MGRISHFLGIKADFNKSGIFLSQSLYAQEIIERAGMADCKPIATPVDLKSKLSAEEGPLVPDPTSYRSLAGALQYLTFIRPDISYAVHQICLYMHSPRQQHFQALRRIIRYIKGTISRGLQLVKDRIDSLTAYSDADWRGFPDIRRSTSGYCVFLGSNLISWFAKRQPTVS; the protein is encoded by the coding sequence ATGGGACGCATCTCCCACTTCCTTGGGATAAAAGCTGACTTTAACAAATCTGGCATTTTCCTAAGTCAGTCACTGTATGCGCAAGAGATCATTGAAAGAGCAGGAATGGCTGATTGTAAACCAATAGCAACACCAGTTGACTTGAAGTCCAAGCTATCAGCAGAAGAAGGCCCTCTTGTCCCTGACCCGACGTCCTATAGAAGCCTCGCTGGAGCACTTCAGTATCTCACCTTTATAAGACCGGATATCTCTTACGCTGTTCACCAAATTTGCTTGTATATGCATTCACCTAGACAGCAACACTTCCAAGCTCTAAGACGAATAATTCGGTACATCAAAGGAACCATATCCCGCGGCTTGCAGTTAGTAAAAGACCGGATTGACAGCTTAACCGCTTACTCGGATGCAGATTGGAGAGGTTTTCCAGACATAAGAAGAAGTACCTCAGGCTACTGCGTCTTCCTAGGCAGCAACTTGATCTCATGGTTTGCAAAGAGGCAACCGACAGTGTCATGA